From Halorientalis litorea:
CGGCGGGAGGACGCGGGCGAGTCAGTGCGGACGGCGGCGAGCATGGCGAAGTACTACGCGAGCGAGACGGCCGTCGACGTGACGAACGAGGCGGTCCAGATTCACGGCGGCTACGGCTACACCACCGACTTCCCGGTCGAACGACTCTACCGCGACGCGAAGGTGACGACCATCTACGAGGGGACCACCGAGATACAGAAGAACGTCGTCGCGCGCGAACTGCTGTAGGGCGGCGAGTCGGTCCCACCGAAGCCCCTATTTTCCGTCCGCCCGTATCGCCACCAGTGATACACCGGGAGTACGAGGCGTACGTGTACGACTTGGACGGCACGCTCGTCCACCTCGACGTGGACTGGGCGGCCGTCAGAGACGACGTCGCCGCCGCACTCAGGACACGCGGACTCGACGTGGACGGTGTGAACCTGTGGGGACTGCTCGAACTGGGCGACGAGACGGGGTACCGTGACATCGTCGAGGAACACGTCGGCGAGTACGAACGTGATGGGGCCCGCTCCTCACAGCGACTCGCCCCCGCCGACAGACTCCCGCACGACGTGCCGGTCGGTGTCTGCTCGCTCAACAGCGAGGCCGCCTGCCGCATCGCGTTGGAGATTCACGGCCTCGACGACGCGGTGGGTCCGGTCGTCGGGCGGGACTCACACGAGGCAGAGAAGCCCCACCCGGGTCCCCTGCTGTCCGTCGTAGAGCAGTTGGGCGTGTCGCCGGGCGAGACGCTGTTCGTGGGCGACACGGAGCGTGACGCGGAGACGGCCCGGGAGGCGGGCACGGCCTTCGCGTGGGCCGAGGAGTGGGCACCGGAGGAGTGACTACGCCGTGCGGCGAGCGTAGAGGAACACCGCGACGGCGGTACACAGCCAGACGATGGCCCCGACGCGGACGGCGAAACTCACGCGTGCCGGCCACGACGGGAGCGTGACGGTGGCCGAAAGGACGGCGACGACCGGCGCGCCGACGACGATGGTGGCGACGAACGTGACCTGCATGACCCACCCGTAGTCGACCCCTTCCGTCGGTTCCTCGTCCTCCTCGTCGACGCGTACTGGCACACGTCCGGGTCGGCGACGCCCGAACAAATCGGTTGCGACCGCAGGTTGCCACTATCGGATACGTTTACCACGCCGGGCACCCAGCGGTCGGGTATGCCCACTGTGACAGAGATTCGGGACCGGACCGACGACACCCCCATCACGATGCTCACCGCGTACGACGCGCCGACGGCCAGTATCGTCGATGATAGCGGCGTGGACATGATACTCGTGGGCGACAGCGTCGGCAACGTGATGCTCGGGCACGACTCGACGCTCCCGGTGACGTTGGACCAGATGGTGAGTCACACGTCCGCCGTCGTTCGGGGCGCGGAGGACGCACTCGTCGTGGCTGACGTGCCGTTCCTCTCTGTCGGGGCCGACGAGGGCGACAGCATCGAGAACTGTGGCCGTCTGCTCAAGGAGGCCGGCGCGGACGCGGTTAAAATCGAGAGCGGCGACCACACCGTCAAGTTGACCGAACAGTTGGTCCAACTCGGCATCCCGGTGATGGCACACCTCGGACTGACGCCGCAGCAGGTCAACCAGTTGGGCGGACACACCCGACAAGGGACGACGCCGGAGGCGGCCCGGGAGATACTCGACTTGGCGACCGAACACCAGCGTGCCGGAGCGTTCGCGCTGGTACTCGAACACGTCCCCTCGAACCTCGCGGCGCAGGTGACCGAGACGCTCGACATCCCGACCATCGGCATCGGAGCCGGACCGGCGTGTGACGGGCAAGTCCTCGTCGTCAACGACGCCGTCGGCCTGAGCGACTGGACGCCGCCGTTCGTCGAGACGTTCGGCGACGTCCGTGGCGAGATGGAATCGGCCATCGACGACTACGTGACGGCCGTCGAGGACGGCGAGTACCCCGCCGAGGAACACAGCCACCACGAGGACGAGTTAGAGGACATCTACTGACCCGACGTGGGTTACCGGTCGCCGGTCACCGACTCGTGGAACTCCGTGAGGAGCGTCTCGAACGCCGCCGGCCGTTCGAGCATCGCCATGTGTCCGGACTCGTCGATTTCCGCGTGCGTCGCACCCGGAACGTTCTCGCCGAGGTACTCGCCGAAGGAGGGCGGGGTGAGCATGTCGTGTTCGGCCGTGATGGCGAGCGTAGGTGTCGTTATCTCCCCGAGTCTGTCGCGCACGTCGAAGTGAC
This genomic window contains:
- a CDS encoding HAD family hydrolase, which produces MHREYEAYVYDLDGTLVHLDVDWAAVRDDVAAALRTRGLDVDGVNLWGLLELGDETGYRDIVEEHVGEYERDGARSSQRLAPADRLPHDVPVGVCSLNSEAACRIALEIHGLDDAVGPVVGRDSHEAEKPHPGPLLSVVEQLGVSPGETLFVGDTERDAETAREAGTAFAWAEEWAPEE
- a CDS encoding DUF5822 domain-containing protein, which gives rise to MPVRVDEEDEEPTEGVDYGWVMQVTFVATIVVGAPVVAVLSATVTLPSWPARVSFAVRVGAIVWLCTAVAVFLYARRTA
- the panB gene encoding 3-methyl-2-oxobutanoate hydroxymethyltransferase — encoded protein: MPTVTEIRDRTDDTPITMLTAYDAPTASIVDDSGVDMILVGDSVGNVMLGHDSTLPVTLDQMVSHTSAVVRGAEDALVVADVPFLSVGADEGDSIENCGRLLKEAGADAVKIESGDHTVKLTEQLVQLGIPVMAHLGLTPQQVNQLGGHTRQGTTPEAAREILDLATEHQRAGAFALVLEHVPSNLAAQVTETLDIPTIGIGAGPACDGQVLVVNDAVGLSDWTPPFVETFGDVRGEMESAIDDYVTAVEDGEYPAEEHSHHEDELEDIY